The genomic window CGCCGATTCGCCCGCCGAGATCCACGCCGCGCGCGTGAGCCGCGAGGAGTTCTGGCGGCTGATCGACGCGCACCTGCAGGACGACCGGGAGCGGGTCTTCATGGAGCTCTTCTACGAGCGTGAGTTGAAGCCCGCCGAGATCCAGCGCCTGCGTCCGGAGCTCTTCCCCGGGATTGCTTTGGTCTACAGTACGCGCCGCAACGTGCACGACCGGCTCAGGCGCAGTCCGCGCCTGCGGGCCTGGCTGCTGCGCACCGACGGCAGCGAGTGACCCAAGTGAAAGGAACAGCGAAAAATCTCCGCCGCCGATGCCCGAATTCCGCAACAGCCCCCGTTCATTTCAGTGAGAGCAACACAAAGAGAACAGTTCGCTTCGCGGTCCATCCGCCCTGGCGCTGGCCGTGAAGCGAACGGCATCGACCGAACCCCTACACCCCGCGCCATCCCAGGTTGGATTATGAAGAGAAGGACTGGGACGCCATGACGGAGGCAACTGCTCGCTGCATCGACCCCGCCGCCATTCGTGAGGATGATATCGATCGGTTTGTGCACGGCGAGGCGAGCGAGCACGTGGCGGCCCACGTCGAGCGTTGCCCTGCTTGCGGCGAAGAGGCCCGCGACTACGGCAGGCTCGCGCGCCTCTTGCGCGCGGGGTTGTTCCGCGCCACCTGCCCCGATTCGCTCGTGCTGGGTGAGTATGCGCTCGGCTCGCTCTCGCCCCAGGAGCGCCAGTCGGTGGCTGCGCATCTGGTCACCTGTCCGCACTGCCTGGCGGAGATGCGCACCTTCGCCACATTTCTGAGCGAGGACGATGCCGACGCCGCGGCGCCCGCCCGTTTCGGGGC from Dehalococcoidia bacterium includes these protein-coding regions:
- a CDS encoding zf-HC2 domain-containing protein, encoding MTEATARCIDPAAIREDDIDRFVHGEASEHVAAHVERCPACGEEARDYGRLARLLRAGLFRATCPDSLVLGEYALGSLSPQERQSVAAHLVTCPHCLAEMRTFATFLSEDDADAAAPARFGAVRRLVAALLPRPSGLALGLRGGESEALTYSVEGMVQLTVSVQRAAPGAASSVVTGLVQPGELSCEGVPVALFSGDDLVRTEAVDDLGNFVFSDIPSGLYRIEINVPASIVVIDPLRVP